From the genome of Sphingobacterium kitahiroshimense, one region includes:
- a CDS encoding DUF932 domain-containing protein, with product MAHNINFNERTGRYSFFSVQQKAWHNLGQIVEQYPTSEEAIKHAGLDYEVVKSPLFTKGSGIIETANGIEIGSSELEVPNYFANIRTDNNAVLGVVGKDYHIVQNREAFNFFDAIVGGGDGILYETAGALGNGERIFITAKLPDYIRVGNGDDVTEKYIFLTTSHDGSGSITAAFTPIRIVCQNTLNASLRSMTNVVRIKHTSGAKQRVENAHKIMGLANTFSNQLEGIFNEWAKVKVTDQEVKKLIQLALCPNKETFDLLKKGAMDEISTVFKNTVEDAFAYAMISDTQQMDTTKGTLFGAYNAVTGYYQNVRNYKNDEAKLQSIVLGGTAQLKSQKAFDLCNEFALDGAEILNLN from the coding sequence ATGGCACATAATATCAATTTCAACGAGAGAACAGGACGTTATTCATTTTTCAGCGTTCAGCAAAAAGCGTGGCACAACTTGGGGCAAATCGTAGAACAGTACCCGACAAGCGAGGAAGCTATCAAACACGCAGGATTAGATTACGAAGTCGTAAAATCCCCACTATTTACCAAAGGTTCGGGCATTATCGAAACAGCTAACGGCATAGAGATAGGCAGTAGTGAATTAGAAGTTCCTAACTATTTTGCCAACATACGCACCGATAACAATGCAGTATTGGGAGTAGTCGGTAAGGATTACCACATTGTACAAAACCGTGAAGCCTTTAATTTCTTTGATGCTATTGTAGGTGGTGGCGATGGTATTCTGTACGAAACCGCAGGAGCATTAGGCAACGGAGAACGCATATTTATCACAGCCAAATTGCCCGATTATATCCGTGTAGGCAATGGCGACGATGTAACGGAAAAGTACATTTTCCTAACCACTTCGCACGATGGTAGCGGAAGTATCACAGCCGCATTCACGCCTATCAGAATTGTTTGTCAAAATACCTTAAACGCTTCATTACGCAGTATGACTAATGTTGTCCGCATCAAACACACTTCGGGAGCAAAACAACGTGTTGAGAATGCCCATAAGATTATGGGACTTGCCAATACATTTAGCAACCAATTAGAGGGCATTTTTAATGAGTGGGCAAAAGTAAAGGTAACAGACCAAGAGGTTAAAAAGCTAATCCAATTGGCACTTTGCCCGAATAAGGAAACCTTTGATTTGCTGAAAAAAGGTGCTATGGATGAAATTTCCACCGTATTCAAAAATACCGTTGAGGACGCATTTGCATACGCAATGATAAGCGATACACAGCAAATGGACACGACAAAAGGCACTTTGTTCGGAGCATACAACGCTGTTACAGGCTACTATCAGAACGTGAGAAATTACAAGAATGACGAAGCCAAATTACAAAGCATTGTATTGGGTGGTACTGCCCAACTCAAATCACAGAAAGCATTTGACTTGTGTAACGAATTTGCTTTAGACGGTGCGGAAATCCTAAATCTTAATTAA
- a CDS encoding single-stranded DNA-binding protein produces MNITGRLTRDAEVRTTSNGKQVVNFSVAVNDSYKTKQGERVEQTAYFDCSYWRTPNAVKILTKGLLVELTGRVSTRAWVGKDGEAKAGLNFHTSDFKPLAGGRRAETIQATAQSESNGFTTQGAEDDLPF; encoded by the coding sequence ATGAACATCACAGGAAGACTGACAAGGGATGCGGAAGTACGCACAACGTCAAACGGAAAACAAGTAGTAAACTTTTCAGTAGCGGTAAACGACAGCTACAAAACCAAACAGGGCGAACGAGTGGAGCAAACCGCCTATTTCGACTGCTCATATTGGAGAACCCCGAACGCAGTGAAGATACTCACCAAAGGTCTATTGGTAGAACTGACTGGCAGGGTAAGCACAAGAGCGTGGGTAGGCAAAGACGGAGAAGCAAAGGCAGGTTTGAACTTTCATACCTCTGACTTCAAACCGCTTGCAGGAGGCAGGAGAGCCGAAACCATACAGGCTACTGCACAATCTGAAAGCAACGGATTTACAACACAGGGAGCAGAGGACGACCTCCCATTTTAA